The Streptomyces cynarae genome contains a region encoding:
- a CDS encoding helix-turn-helix domain-containing protein encodes MPGGTRRAKKPFEYIDDGDWPYAVMDHHLGAQVAQAVARALAEAMERKNISANALAQVSDVNRQVIANVLAGTVWPDLLTVASLEGALGERLWPDHLEWPLDETGKRAQPQPERINRQRDVETAEREESSPRTR; translated from the coding sequence ATGCCCGGAGGAACGCGACGTGCCAAGAAGCCGTTCGAATACATCGACGACGGCGACTGGCCATACGCCGTGATGGATCACCACCTCGGGGCGCAGGTGGCCCAGGCCGTCGCCCGCGCACTCGCGGAGGCCATGGAACGGAAGAACATCAGCGCCAACGCACTGGCCCAGGTGAGTGATGTCAACCGGCAGGTCATCGCCAACGTCCTGGCCGGCACCGTATGGCCGGACCTGCTGACGGTGGCCAGCCTGGAAGGGGCCCTCGGGGAACGGCTTTGGCCCGATCATCTGGAGTGGCCGCTGGACGAGACCGGGAAACGGGCCCAGCCTCAGCCCGAGCGGATCAATCGGCAGCGAGACGTGGAAACGGCGGAGCGCGAGGAAAGCAGCCCTCGAACCCGCTAA
- a CDS encoding Mu transposase C-terminal domain-containing protein, producing the protein MNVSWPQRLGLGDRVRLGGRAWVVSRVALGVVELTDPFGDVRQTGIPELVRSADFDVLEQGPRSSPIRGPSATEASLERARWWERHIVEVITGLPFGADPENVPRAEYDPAVRSLREREEAKASELRAAGVASASARTVRRRRQHYQVWGLEGLIDGRAVREPTPGSRQDPRVLKVLLSLVSDDARQGRTYSAEHYRQATAKMLKSLYGSGTVALPSRSTFQRLVNDLVSWQGRAEGIPVVGAAGIRLSRPGERVHVSTVPLALPSRLAHLAKRPLLMTVAMDELTWSVCTLMVYSSRQSLDAPLLLARLCNPPVLRDAETHSRGPEFRAVPLIIPESLVLDRHPLRRRRIFMDACRELGIHVGVHHPSMKLESERITTRLVTLLNAELANFGADLPSDEAALTSRLQVRAEQWVESVWQHQPQWALQEVAGGWEQPTPSSAYEASVARLGWVHLPPGERLALGLLPSVERRVGAHGIEVRGRRYDSAELRPSGSATESTRSVPPQLVQTRFDPHDIRQVWVDTETGTCLRIPLARKNSISRPPRHRGRDAVGVGLSNGRPSSSGVPAPSASLDHTQERLAYHARLPVLQTPFLREVLKLGDRLTVLNRTAVGGRHGLLITGPPRSGKTTALQELERRFTGPLNEGLCRGRVVRLRLHPADNARTVLEKLADSLDLPSLPRSVSAASDAAREALLASGTAVVLVDDAFSAGLRTTLKDSPVDALCFVAEQVPTTFVYTGTEEEGPLTVPGTLAGRLAHLAATPMPYGKDWVRLVEDLDDDLRLRQQEPGALVRLASVLHTRTGGWAGTLAHLVRSAAIEAILTGREEITEQDFDLIIV; encoded by the coding sequence ATGAATGTGTCGTGGCCGCAGCGCCTGGGTCTGGGGGACCGGGTACGGCTCGGCGGTCGTGCCTGGGTTGTGTCCAGGGTGGCGCTCGGAGTCGTTGAGCTGACGGACCCGTTCGGCGATGTGCGCCAAACGGGCATCCCGGAGCTGGTGCGAAGCGCGGACTTCGACGTGCTGGAGCAGGGTCCTCGATCCTCACCGATTCGCGGCCCGTCGGCGACCGAGGCGTCGCTGGAGCGAGCCAGATGGTGGGAACGCCACATCGTGGAAGTCATCACCGGGCTGCCTTTCGGCGCCGATCCCGAGAACGTGCCCCGAGCCGAGTACGACCCGGCGGTGCGTTCGCTGCGAGAGAGGGAAGAAGCCAAGGCGTCCGAGCTCAGGGCGGCGGGTGTGGCGAGTGCCTCGGCGCGTACCGTGCGACGCCGCCGTCAGCACTACCAGGTATGGGGCCTCGAAGGGCTGATCGACGGGCGAGCCGTCCGAGAGCCGACGCCTGGTTCTCGGCAAGATCCGCGTGTATTGAAGGTGCTCCTGTCCCTGGTCTCGGACGACGCCCGGCAGGGGCGGACGTATTCGGCGGAGCACTACCGCCAGGCCACGGCAAAAATGCTGAAGTCCCTGTATGGGAGCGGAACCGTAGCGCTGCCATCCCGGTCGACGTTCCAGCGGCTTGTGAACGACCTCGTCTCCTGGCAGGGCCGGGCAGAAGGCATTCCGGTGGTCGGCGCCGCGGGCATCCGGCTGTCCCGGCCGGGAGAGCGGGTCCATGTCTCCACCGTCCCTCTCGCATTGCCCTCGCGACTGGCTCATCTCGCGAAGAGGCCACTGCTGATGACGGTGGCGATGGACGAACTGACCTGGAGCGTCTGTACGTTGATGGTTTACTCCTCCCGGCAGTCTCTCGACGCACCCTTGCTGCTGGCGCGCCTGTGCAATCCGCCCGTTCTGCGGGACGCCGAGACACACAGCAGGGGTCCGGAATTCCGGGCAGTACCACTGATCATTCCTGAGTCGCTGGTGCTCGACCGGCACCCGCTGCGTCGTCGGCGCATCTTCATGGACGCATGTCGGGAGCTGGGCATCCACGTCGGCGTACACCATCCCTCGATGAAGTTGGAGAGCGAGCGGATCACGACACGACTCGTCACACTCCTCAACGCCGAGCTGGCCAACTTTGGGGCTGACTTGCCTTCCGACGAGGCAGCGCTCACCAGCCGGCTTCAGGTGCGGGCCGAGCAGTGGGTGGAGTCGGTCTGGCAGCACCAGCCCCAGTGGGCGTTGCAAGAGGTGGCCGGCGGCTGGGAGCAGCCGACGCCCAGCTCAGCCTACGAGGCCAGCGTCGCCCGACTGGGCTGGGTGCACCTTCCCCCGGGCGAACGGTTGGCCTTGGGTCTGTTGCCGAGCGTGGAACGGCGGGTGGGCGCGCACGGAATCGAGGTAAGAGGACGGCGCTACGACAGCGCGGAACTCCGCCCGTCAGGGTCTGCCACCGAGAGCACACGCTCCGTCCCACCTCAGTTGGTGCAGACGCGGTTCGACCCGCACGACATTCGCCAGGTGTGGGTGGACACTGAAACCGGAACATGCCTGCGCATCCCGCTGGCCCGGAAGAACTCGATCAGCCGCCCTCCCCGGCATCGCGGCAGAGACGCAGTCGGTGTCGGTCTGAGCAATGGCCGTCCTTCGAGCAGTGGCGTTCCGGCTCCGTCTGCCTCGCTGGATCACACGCAGGAACGCCTGGCCTATCACGCCCGGCTCCCGGTTCTGCAGACACCGTTCCTACGCGAGGTGCTGAAGCTGGGAGACCGGCTCACCGTGCTGAACCGTACCGCGGTCGGTGGCCGGCACGGACTTCTGATCACCGGACCACCCCGCAGTGGGAAGACGACGGCGCTCCAGGAGCTGGAGCGGCGCTTCACAGGGCCGCTCAATGAGGGCCTTTGTCGCGGCCGGGTCGTCCGCCTCCGGCTGCATCCCGCCGACAACGCGCGCACGGTGCTCGAGAAGCTGGCTGACAGCTTGGACCTTCCTTCTCTTCCACGGTCGGTGAGCGCGGCTTCAGACGCAGCGCGCGAGGCTCTGCTGGCGTCGGGTACCGCAGTGGTTCTGGTCGACGATGCCTTCTCCGCCGGCTTGCGAACCACCTTGAAAGACAGCCCAGTCGATGCGCTGTGTTTCGTCGCAGAGCAGGTGCCGACCACCTTCGTGTACACAGGGACGGAGGAGGAGGGACCCCTCACCGTGCCCGGGACGCTTGCGGGCCGCCTGGCCCACTTGGCGGCGACTCCCATGCCGTACGGGAAGGACTGGGTACGTCTCGTCGAAGATCTCGACGATGATCTCCGTCTACGTCAGCAGGAGCCTGGTGCTCTGGTCCGGTTGGCGTCGGTGCTGCACACCAGAACCGGCGGCTGGGCAGGCACCCTGGCCCACCTCGTGCGTTCTGCCGCCATCGAGGCGATCCTCACCGGACGTGAGGAAATCACCGAGCAGGACTTCGACCTCATCATCGTGTGA
- a CDS encoding alginate lyase family protein produces the protein MHVTRPISRRTMLKAAGATAGAVGLATVATPSVAAGGSFAHPGLLHTGADLARMAAKVKAGASPYTAGYAKLTANRHSQSDWTPNPQAIVYRGVELRPRSTWPQNYGILYNDIHAAYQNALRYHVSGDRAHADTAVAILNAWSAKLTKVDGSADRFLAAGIYGYQAANAAELVRDHKDFHLDRFQKMLLDVFYSVSEDFLARHNGTPAPHYWPNWDLCNMACALATGIFCDDQAKVERAVEYFKHGDGMGSIKHAIPVVHDDGLAQWMEAGRDQGHSLMGVGLMGTVCEMAWNQGIDLYGYDDNRFLKGAQYVAKWSLGGNVPYTPYASLDRRPGIQHPTNVAPASPAQMRPVWAMVANHYTKRRGLSATYLTQIAAKAAPEGGGGDYGPNSGGFDQLGFGTLAFTRDKATDTKATPKPAASASGAASDSRPQTAASASASPTGGGLAATGSGEIVGWTAAAGVTAVAGGLLFLRRRDRGRHGA, from the coding sequence ATGCATGTGACACGACCGATCAGCCGCCGCACCATGCTCAAGGCCGCGGGCGCCACAGCCGGAGCCGTCGGCCTCGCCACCGTCGCCACCCCCTCGGTGGCCGCGGGCGGGTCCTTCGCGCACCCCGGCCTCCTCCACACCGGCGCCGACCTCGCCCGTATGGCCGCCAAGGTCAAGGCCGGCGCCTCCCCCTACACCGCCGGGTACGCGAAGCTGACCGCCAACCGGCATTCACAGAGCGACTGGACGCCCAATCCGCAGGCCATCGTGTACCGAGGCGTGGAACTGCGCCCCCGCAGCACGTGGCCGCAGAACTACGGGATCCTCTACAACGACATCCACGCCGCGTACCAGAACGCCCTGCGCTACCACGTCAGTGGCGACCGCGCCCACGCCGACACCGCCGTCGCGATCCTCAACGCCTGGTCGGCGAAGCTGACGAAAGTCGACGGCAGCGCCGACCGGTTCCTGGCCGCCGGGATATACGGGTACCAGGCCGCCAACGCAGCCGAACTCGTACGCGACCACAAGGACTTCCATCTCGATAGATTCCAGAAGATGCTGCTCGACGTCTTCTACTCGGTGAGTGAGGATTTTCTCGCCAGGCACAACGGCACCCCCGCCCCCCACTACTGGCCCAACTGGGACCTGTGCAACATGGCCTGCGCGCTGGCCACGGGCATCTTCTGCGACGACCAGGCCAAGGTCGAACGGGCCGTCGAGTACTTCAAGCACGGCGACGGCATGGGCTCGATCAAGCACGCCATTCCGGTCGTGCACGACGACGGGCTCGCCCAGTGGATGGAGGCCGGGCGCGACCAGGGGCACTCGCTGATGGGCGTCGGCCTGATGGGCACCGTCTGCGAGATGGCCTGGAACCAGGGCATCGACCTGTACGGCTACGACGACAACCGCTTCCTCAAGGGCGCTCAGTACGTGGCCAAGTGGAGCCTGGGCGGGAATGTGCCGTACACGCCCTACGCCAGCCTGGACCGTCGGCCGGGGATCCAGCACCCCACCAACGTCGCCCCCGCCAGCCCGGCGCAGATGCGGCCGGTCTGGGCCATGGTCGCCAACCACTACACCAAGCGGCGCGGGCTGTCCGCCACATACCTCACGCAGATCGCCGCCAAGGCCGCGCCCGAGGGCGGCGGCGGGGACTACGGGCCCAACAGCGGCGGGTTCGACCAGCTCGGCTTCGGGACACTGGCGTTCACGCGGGACAAGGCGACGGACACCAAGGCCACACCGAAGCCCGCCGCTTCAGCCTCGGGCGCCGCCTCCGACTCGCGGCCCCAGACGGCGGCCTCCGCTTCCGCGTCCCCCACCGGGGGCGGCCTCGCCGCGACCGGCTCCGGCGAGATCGTCGGGTGGACGGCCGCCGCGGGCGTCACCGCCGTCGCCGGCGGCCTGCTCTTCCTGCGCCGCCGCGACCGGGGTCGCCACGGGGCATAG
- a CDS encoding PAS domain-containing protein, whose product MPASTIAGQGPGSAEPPSCTRRPASLAQLPQPVAIYDREARFVAAKELMIQALGRSQEEMRGLALWEIEPHPPFDEIDRLQRQVLSGSGGQGRIRHVSADQTLGEPLGV is encoded by the coding sequence GTGCCCGCGAGCACGATCGCCGGGCAGGGACCCGGGAGCGCGGAGCCGCCGTCGTGCACCCGGCGGCCCGCCTCGCTTGCGCAGCTCCCGCAGCCCGTGGCGATCTACGACCGCGAAGCGCGATTTGTGGCGGCCAAGGAGTTGATGATCCAGGCATTGGGCAGGAGCCAGGAGGAGATGCGAGGGCTCGCTCTGTGGGAGATCGAGCCCCACCCGCCCTTCGACGAGATCGACCGTCTCCAGCGGCAGGTCCTGTCGGGGTCCGGGGGCCAGGGCCGGATCCGCCACGTTTCCGCGGACCAGACCCTGGGGGAGCCCCTGGGGGTGTGA